The nucleotide sequence TTATGTGATAATGCCATAGTGCTTCTTCAAAAAGACTTCTCTTCCTCATCCTAAACTAAAACCAATCACCACCCTTCTTATTCAATTATTAAAGAGAGAGAATTTAGAAACAACCATCTACCTAATTTTGATTAATCAATTCTATCAACTTCCGGATATGTAACTCACTAATAGAGTTCCTTGATTGTCCTAAAAGTTCAAATCAATAGTAAAAAGGAATTATAGTTGTTTTTGTATTAAATAACTCTCTCTATGTAATTACTCATGACAACATGTGTAAACAATCAGAGAACaataattataaaaatgatattaATTAGTATCTATCACTGACACCCAATAACATTGAACTAAAACGTTGTAAACCACTTACTTTGTTTTCAACTAATTAATTGTACACTTAAAACATTATTTTAGTTTTATTGGGTTGGCATCACTCTAATATTAGCCACATATGAAGAATTAGATTCCTTTCCAGTGACTTTTTAGCACATACCATTGATTAGGAGTCCAGTCAATTGGTCCACTCACTTCAAGTCCATGATAATAACATCTATGCATGCcccataatatatatatatatatattagcagCAACTAATACCACTAAAATCCCATAATCAAACCCACCCCTCTTAATCTCTTATGTTCTCCAAAAACACACAATAAACTTTGACAAGATGAAGCCAAGGAATGTGGTCCTGATGACAGTAATCATGGTGTTTTGCTATCGTTATGTCGCGGCACAACACCAAAAGACGTATATTGTTCACATGGACAAAGCCGGTAAACCATCGGTGTTTACGGACCACATGGAATGGTATGAAACGTCTATGAGATCGGTATCTGAGTCTACATCTATGTTGTATGCTTACGACAAGGTTATGCACGGCTTTTCCACAAGACTGACAGTTGAGGAAGCGGGTTTGCTTAGAAACCAGCCCGGAATTATTTCGGTTCAAGAAGAGGTGATATATGAGCTGCATACAACTCGATCACCTGAGTTTCTTGGGCTAGAAAGGAGTGACATGACGCTTTCTGGGTCAGGGTCCGGTGGTGATGTCATCGTTGGAGTGGTGGACACGGGTGTGTGGCCCGGAAGTAAGAGTTTAGATGATACGGGTTTTGGACCCGTTCCCAGTTTGTGGAAAGGAGAGTGTGAGAGCGGGACGGGGTTTAACGTAACGAGCTGTAATAAGAAACTAATTGGCGCACGGTATTTTTCGAGAGCGTATGAAGCAGCCTACGGGCCAATTGATGAAACCATTGAATCCAAGTCGCCTTTGGATGATGATGGACACGGGACACATACTTCAACTACGTCAACAGGGTCAGCAGTCACCGGGGCAAGTCTTTTCGGTTTTGCAAAAGGGAAAGCTCGAGGGATGGCACCACGTGCCAGGCTGGCGGTTTATAAAGCATGCTGGCTCGGTGGATGTTTTGGCAGCGACATATTAGCTGCAATGGAGAAGGCGATCATAGATGGTGTTCATGTATTATCACTCTCAATAGGCGGTTCGATTTCTGATTACCCCACTGATATTGTAGCTTATGGGGCGTTTAAAGCAGTATCCCATGGAATATTCGTGTCATGCTCGGCTGGCAATAGTGGGCCCGCACCTCAAAGCCTATCAAACGTCGCCCCGTGGATAGCTACGGTAGGAGCAGGAACTCTAGACCGTGATTTCCCAGCTTATGTTACCCTCGGAAATGGAAAGAAGTTATACGGTGTATCACTATACAGTGGAAAACCATTACCCGGTTCAATGTTTCCACTCGTTTTTGCCGGTAATATTAGTAATACGACAACTGGCCGTCTATGTGTACCAGGTTCGTTGCCACAGGGGCGTGTTACTGGAAAAATTGTGATGTGTGAACGCGGGTTGAATTCGCGGGTGCAAAAGGGGATGGTGGTGAAGGCGGCTGGTGGTGTGGGAATGATATTAGCGAACACCGATACATTCGGTGAAGAACTTGTGGCTGACACCCATCTCATACCAAGCTCCACCATAGGTCAAAAAGCTGGTGATGAAATCAAACGATACATAGTCTCGGATAATAATCCAACGGCTACGATTACATCCGGAGGAACTCAATTGGGTGTCCAACCATCACCGGTGGTTGCAGCGTTCAGTTCCCGTGGTCCGAATCCGCTCACGCCAGAAATACTCAAACCTGATTTCATAGCACCAGGGGTGAATATCTTAGCTGGTTGGACCAATAAAGTAGCTCCCACCGGCTTATCCGAAGACCCACGACGTGCGGAATTTAACATCGTGTCTGGAACGTCGATGTCCTGCCCACACGTAGGCGGGTTAGCTGCACTACTCAAGGAGGCTCACCCAGAATGGAGCCCAGCAGCTATAAAATCAGCACTTATGACCACAGCATATAGCACATACAAAAATGGTGAAAGGTTGCTGGACGTTGCATCTGGGATGCCATCAACACCGTTTGATCACGGTGCAGGACACGTGGACCCCGTTTCAGCTCTTGACCCTGGTCTTGTCTATGACGCCTCTGCTGGCGATTACTTGAGCTTCCTTTGTGCTTTGAACTATAGTTCTAGTGTTATTAGAATGTTTACGGGTGGAAGTTCCACGTGTACAGCGGGAAAGAAATACAGAGTAGAAGATCTTAACTACCCGTCGTTTTCGGTTCCTTTGATGACGGCTTCAGGGCAAGGCGGTGGAAGCAGTGCGGAAAATATTGTCAAGTACACGAGAACTTTGACGAATGTGGGCCCACCACAAACTTACAAGGTTTGGATACTTTCAAATACAAAGGCTGTGAAGATCAAAGTTGAGCCGGAAGAGCTAACGTTTACTGAGAAAAACGAGAAAAAGGTGTACACCGTGACGTTTACTGCTAGTTCCATGGAATCGGGAACTACCAGTTTTGGTCGTCTGGTATGGTCTGGTGGAAAATACGTCGTAAGTAGTCCTATAGCGTTTAGCTGGGTATGATTGCTGTAAAGTATATTGTAATATTGCTTAGATCAAGCAATGTAAATTATTTGCTATCATTGCACAAATCTGTAACCTTTACTTCCTTGATATACAAGTAAAGAAGATTAAATCAACTAaagtttttatatattataacagGCAAGTCTTCTGTATGATATATATGTTAGTTGCAGGTATAGAAAACTTCAGAAGCAAACATCTTTGGAACAAACAACTGCTGCAGCTAAATAACTAGTTAGTAGTTACCAATATAAAGATGTATCACAAATTTATATGATACATAATAGGCCTAGGATATGCTAACAACTAAaacatttaatatttaataaactGTAAAATTGCTAGTGTTTTGTCTTGGGGCACCAATAATAATAAAGAGTTTCCATTCACTATGTAACGTTTTCAACGAGATTTAATCCCATAATCTAGTTGTTGATAAAAACACAAATTAACTATCAAACGTAAGGATGTCCATTTGATTAACAGGAAGAAATGCTAGATGCTGATCAATATTAACTTTTAGACTATAATTACTTTTTCCATTACTCAGTGGAGATGAGCTTTCTTTCTTTTTGGCATTCTTTTTCATACTATATcaattttttaaaacaaaagttagGCAATAATTCAAGTATTTGTTGAGGTTATAATGCCGAAAGGCTTCTTCAAAAAGACGTTGATTCGTCATCCTAAACTATAATCAACCCCTAACCCTTTCAATtattagagagagaaacaacaatatGACTAGATTCAAATAATCATATTTGGAGTATCAACATCTTAAAAAATCCCAACAGAATTCCTTGATTTTCCTAAAAGTTAAAGTCATACCGCACCATCATTGTATAACAATGTGTAAAACACTCGTTCTTACGGTTCTAGACTTAAAATTGTTTATGTATCAGATATCTCTATCGTGATTATGTTTCGAATGAGTACAACTAATTTTTCATGACCACGAACACTCTTAGCATCAGAAAAGAAAACTGTAAGATAATATTACTTAGTATTTATAACTGACACCCAATAAAAATGCACTAAAACATGTGacttaaaacatttttttattcaCACATGGAGAATTAGATTCTTTCCTAATGACTTTTTTATTACGTAACATGATTAGGAGTCTAATCAGTTGATCCACTCACTTCAAATCCATAATAATAACTATGCATGCCCCAAAGTAAATATATATTAACAGTAGCTAATTGCTAATGCCATTATCATTTCATAATTACACATCCAATCTTAATCTCTTATGTTCTCCACCAGCTGTTTCAAAACCAGCCAACAAACTTTGAGAAGATCATGAAGCCAAGGAATGATGTACTCCTGATGGCAATAGTCGTGGTGTTGTGCTATCGTTATGTGGCGGCACAACCCCACAAGACGTATATTGTTCACATGGACAAATCCGTTAAACCATTGGTGTTTCCTAAGCACCTGGAATGGTATGAAATGTCTATGAGATCGGTATCCAAGTCCGCACATATGTTGTATGCCTACGACAAGGTTATGCATGGCTTTTCTGCAAGGCTAACTGTCGAGGAAGCGGGTTTGCTTAAAAAACAGCACGGGATTATTTCGGTTCAAGAAGAGGTGATATACAAGCTTCAGACGACTCGATCACCTAAGTTTCTTGGGCTAGAAAGGAATGACATGATGCTTTCTGGGTCGGGATCCGGTAGTGATGTCATCATTGGAGTGGTGGACACGGGTGTGTGGCCCGGAAGTAAGAGCTTAGATGATACGGGTTTTGGACCGGTTCCCCGTTCATGGAAAGGCAAGTGTCAGAGCGGTCCAGGGTTTAATGTAACCAGCTGCAATAAGAAACTAATCGGTGCACGGTATTTTCCGAAATCGTATGATATTTACGGGTCAATTGATGAAAATCTCGAGTCCATGTCTCCTTTGGATGATGATGGACACGGGACACATACCGCAACTACAGCAGCAGGGTCTATAGTCACCGGGGCAAGTTTTTTCGGTTTTGCAAAAGGAAAAGCTCGAGGGATGGCCCCACGTGCCAGGCTGGCAGTTTATAAAGCATGCTGGACCGGTGGATGTTTTAGCAGTGACATATTAGCTGCAATGGAGAAGGCGATCACAGATGGTGTTCATGTATTATCACTCTCGATAGTCGGTACACTTACTGATTACCCGAACGATATTATAGCTTACGGAGCGTTTAAAGCAGTATCCCATGGAATATTCGTATCATGCTCTGCTGGCAACGATGGGCCAGAACCTCTAACCCTAACAAATGTCGCCCCGTGGATGGCTACAGTAGGAGCAGGAACTCTGGACCGTGATTTCCCGGCTTACGTTACCCTCGGGAATGGAAAGAGATTATCTGGTGTGTCACTTTACACTGGAAAACCATTACCGGGTTCATTGATTCCACTCGTTTTTGCTGGTAATTTGAGTAACATGACAACTGGCCATCAATGTGTACCAGGTTCGTTGCCACGGGGACATGTTACTGGGAAAATTGTGATATGTGAACGCGGGGAGACTTCCCGGGTGGAAAAGGGGATGGTGGTGAAGGCGGCTGGTGGTGTCGGAATGATATTAGCCAACATAGTTGGTGAAGACCTTATGGCTGACCCCCATCTCATACCAAGCGCTGCTGTAGGTCAAAAAGCTGGTGATGAAATCAAACAATACGTAGTCTCGGATCATAATCCAACGGCTATGATTACATCTGGAGGAACTCAATTAAGCGTCCAACCCGCACCGCTGGTTGCAGGGTTCAGTTCCCGTGGTCCAAATCCGCTCACACCAGAAATACTCAAACCTGATTTCATAGCACCAGGGGTGGATATCTTAGCTGGTTGGACCAATAAAGAAAGTCCCACCGGCTTAACCGAAGACCCACGGCGTGCGGAATTTAACATTGTGTCTGGAACGTCAATGTCCTGCCCACATGTAAGTGGGCTAGCCGCACTACTCAAAGAAGCTCACCCAGAATGGAGCCCAGCGGCTATAAAGTCGGCACTTATGACCACCGCATATAGCACATACAAAAACGGTGAAGGGTTGCAGGATGCTGCAACTGGGATGCCATCAACACCATTTGATCACGGTGCAGGACACGTGGACCCCGTTTCAGCCCTTGATCCTGGTCTTGTCTATGACGCCTCTTTTGATGATTACTTGAGCTTCCTCTGTGCTTTGAACTACACTTCTAGTACTATTAAAATGTATACAGGTGGACGCTCCACGTGTAAAGCGGGAAAGGAATACAGAGTAGAAGATCTTAACTACCCGTCGTTTTCAGTTCCTTTGACGACGGCTTCGGGGGAAGGCGGAGGACGCAGTGTAGCAACTATTGTTAAGTACACAAGAAGTTTGACAAATGTGGGCCCACCTGAAACTTACAAGGTTTCGATACTGTCAAATACAAGGGCTGTAAAGATCAAAGTTGAGCCAGAAGAGCTAACGTTTACTGAGAAAAACGAGAAAAAGGTGTACACCGTGACATTCACTGCTAATTCCATGGAATCGGGAACTAACAGTTTTGGTCGTCTGGTATGGTCTGGTGGAAAATATGTTGTAAGTAGTCCTATAGCGTTTAACTGGGTATgattactgtaaagtatattgtAATATTGCTTAGATCAAGCAATGCAAATTATTTGCCATCAACGCAAATTAAATGAAATaagtttttataaattataatgtGCAATACTTCTTTATGATATACATGTTAATTGCAGATATAAAAAGTTCACAAGCAAACATATTTCGAAGTACCAACTGCTGCAGCTAAAAAAACTAGTTACTATAAAgtgatgagcatttggtaccgtGTACCGGTACTCATTTTTCCCGTTTTTCGgattaaaaaccggtaaatacagGTACCGAACCAGTATATTCGGTACGGTACCAGTACCCACTTTTCCCGTTTTTCGGTACCGGATTActggtaccggttcggtaccgaacgggtaccgtgctcatccctatACAAAGATGTCTTAAATGTCTTACAGATTTTATCATTTATGTTGACATGTATAACATTAACTTTATAAAATAAGCTCTAAAACGGGacctatttattatttatatgaaAGGAGGCAATAAGGTGTAAGGGATActttaataggttctaatatagtGAAAGGTTTGGATGATTAACATTCTTTTGTTTTGTCTCACTGTATCATAAACAATGAGAAGCTTTTCTTCACTATGTAATGTTGTCAACAAGGCTTGAATCCATAACCTAATTGTTGTTACGCCAAGCCAATTTTAATGATAAAATGTTCACTGCATAGAGTACAACAACAGACATAATGTGGTTGATACTTTTCATATATATACATTGAACCTTTTTTTAATCACAACTAAAAATGATCTTTTTCCATATAGAAAAAGATAAAACGTGCTTAACTACTCACAAGACATAAATAAATATTCAAACCACTTTCAATGGAAGAAGATGAATGGTTTCCAGATGCCTCTATTCTATTCAGTTTTAACTTTTAAGATAAGTGTTAAATGGTGATTCCACTAATAAAGTGACTTGTCATCTTAAACTAAAGTGAGTGAGGGTTTCATCAATAATTTGGGAGAGAAGAAAACAACAATATCAAATATTATCTTTAGTGTACAATTGCATATCCATATATGACTTGAGTGTGACATCTAGGGGTTCCCATTCCCATACTAAATCAGATGATTTTCAATGGTTAGCAGCTACAATTGATAATTTGATATAATCAAAGACAACGACAATTAGTTTAAGGTGGAAGTTAGTTACCAGTATGACATCCGAGGAAGAGCTTCACAACGTCTGCGTTCCGCCCTGAATCCCTCATTCATCTCATCAGTTTATTCTGTCATTTGCATTTTAATTTAATTTCCTTTAATTCATTTCTCGTTTCCGATAGTTTTTCagtttttttcttattttttaacGAATTAAATGATCGTTCGTTGATGtaacttaaacaaaataaacgaATGGATACGATCCCTTAAACAAACATACATTGTTCGTTAAGAAAATAATCGTGTTGGTTGATATTCTAAGCAAACATAAATGAATAAATATAAACAaacgtaaatgaacaaaaaaagtACATAATCCTTTTACTTGTGGTTAGTGGTAGTAGGTTTGGATTCTTTAATGGAGACTCAACTTCAGTTCTCATTTGTGTCATATTGGGGTTGATATAGGCAATGAAGGATTTGGACTAGACCTTGTGTGAGGTTGTTAGTTTGATTCTCGAGCCCAACCGGGTTTTCGTCCCACCGTGTGTTACGCCAGAGAGTTCtgctcttgtggtggcacaacgCCTGTCAAGTGGCAGCCGGCGGTATGATTTTCCAGGGAAACGCCCAAAAAAGCTAAACTTTGAAGCCAGCGTCATGATTATGTTAGTTCATATTGTGTTGATTATCTAAGGCTTGGTTCTAAAATTCGATTGGGTTGATACAATAGGCCAATTAGTATTTCTAATAACTAGTATATAAATTCAATGAATATGTAAACGagtttatataaataaacaaacataaacgaacgtaaataaattaacaaaaaaaaatggtAACCGAAGGAACATGACATGTGCTTATGTGCGCTAATTAAGCGAACAACCTTTTGTCATGTTTATTCGTTTATCAAATAAACGAACTTCTTAACAAACAGTTTATGAACGGTTTACTAAACATTTGATTTATTTACATGCTTACTTATTTACATCATTTTAGAGTATTGCATTTTCTTTCTTTTAGATGCATTAAATATCATCTCCAACACACTTAAAACCACACTTATATGCATTTGTATATTTGGTATAGTATAAGGGCATTTTCTACTATAATTGATGAAGAGGAGAGTGATGCTAATTGTAATCAAGTCGGAATAAGGAAGCGAGATAGTTTGGCTATCGGGATCAAACTGACAACGACAAATTCAATTAAATAGCGGTAGTGACTGTACGTATTCAACAGTTAGGGTTATTTGTAagtagggatggcaaaaatacccgagcccgatgggtatacccgaaacccgacacaaatgggatgggtatacccgatacccgacgggtattgggccgggtatgggtttagttttaaaaattttcgcgggtatgggtcgggtatgggattaggtgatacccgacccgattacccgaaaccacatacccgtttacccgaactatatacccgatcatatacccgaattttttaatttatatttttattttccattaacaCTTCTCTATTGTTGATTTATTTTAGTATAATCATAAcgtgaaaaaataaattttcttttattatatgcatttgataatagtattatattttgtatgttgtgaagtatatatGTGTAAGTGTATAAGTAtaataaagttattattaatttatgataaaacttatatgtatgtaatgtatatttttaatttataatagttgttgtataaataaaattatataataattataatagtaaaaaaatgTATTTAGAAATCCCAACGTATAtattttaacaaactaatgggtatacccggtacccgcgggtatacccgatacccgatgggtagttacccgacaaatacccgatgggtattgggtcgggtatgggacacgattttataaccgggtatgggtatgggattaccaatacccgacccgaacccgacccattgccatccctatttGTAAGGTCTTAAAGTTTTGATACCATAAAAGTGGTTACTGGTATGATTGGTTGAATGAAGAGACAAAATACACAAGTCCTATATATACAAGTGAGATGCCAGATTATACAACATAGGCCTTGTATTATACTACCAAATATAAAAATGCATATAAAAGTGTCATCTAATACAAAGAAACCTTGTTATCAACTAGGGGCGGACCTAGCATATAAGAAGGGGCAacctccgctacggcttggcgcttcggcggtagtgtaaaattagtgtaaattttggaaaaatttaacgtttttacgatttcgttacggcttttttataaaacgttacggcttggaggattttctagatccgccactgttaTCAATGTCACTATCACATGCCCTCTCAAAAAAGTCACTCGCCTAATGTTTCTATGCTACTACTAATGTTTCTTCTTCTATCATGTCATTTTATGAAACTCTTCCGAAGTTGGTATTAAAGTCGCTTGTGTCCAAAAGATAGGAAAAAAAACAATGTTAAGAAGGGTTTTGTGTTGAAAATGCATTTGACTTGTATTTCCACATCATGACGTGAGTGATTAGAAAAAAAAGGAGGCATGAGTCATAAGCCTTTGTGAAACTCGTCTGAAGTTATTATTACTCCTAGTTCTCATTGCTCTCATTTGCTACTAACAGACCAAGTTGTTGATCATCGTTACTATTGATGATTAGGTATCAGAGGTGAC is from Helianthus annuus cultivar XRQ/B chromosome 9, HanXRQr2.0-SUNRISE, whole genome shotgun sequence and encodes:
- the LOC110879322 gene encoding subtilisin-like protease SBT1.7, with the translated sequence MKPRNVVLMTVIMVFCYRYVAAQHQKTYIVHMDKAGKPSVFTDHMEWYETSMRSVSESTSMLYAYDKVMHGFSTRLTVEEAGLLRNQPGIISVQEEVIYELHTTRSPEFLGLERSDMTLSGSGSGGDVIVGVVDTGVWPGSKSLDDTGFGPVPSLWKGECESGTGFNVTSCNKKLIGARYFSRAYEAAYGPIDETIESKSPLDDDGHGTHTSTTSTGSAVTGASLFGFAKGKARGMAPRARLAVYKACWLGGCFGSDILAAMEKAIIDGVHVLSLSIGGSISDYPTDIVAYGAFKAVSHGIFVSCSAGNSGPAPQSLSNVAPWIATVGAGTLDRDFPAYVTLGNGKKLYGVSLYSGKPLPGSMFPLVFAGNISNTTTGRLCVPGSLPQGRVTGKIVMCERGLNSRVQKGMVVKAAGGVGMILANTDTFGEELVADTHLIPSSTIGQKAGDEIKRYIVSDNNPTATITSGGTQLGVQPSPVVAAFSSRGPNPLTPEILKPDFIAPGVNILAGWTNKVAPTGLSEDPRRAEFNIVSGTSMSCPHVGGLAALLKEAHPEWSPAAIKSALMTTAYSTYKNGERLLDVASGMPSTPFDHGAGHVDPVSALDPGLVYDASAGDYLSFLCALNYSSSVIRMFTGGSSTCTAGKKYRVEDLNYPSFSVPLMTASGQGGGSSAENIVKYTRTLTNVGPPQTYKVWILSNTKAVKIKVEPEELTFTEKNEKKVYTVTFTASSMESGTTSFGRLVWSGGKYVVSSPIAFSWV
- the LOC110879323 gene encoding subtilisin-like protease SBT1.7, which codes for MKPRNDVLLMAIVVVLCYRYVAAQPHKTYIVHMDKSVKPLVFPKHLEWYEMSMRSVSKSAHMLYAYDKVMHGFSARLTVEEAGLLKKQHGIISVQEEVIYKLQTTRSPKFLGLERNDMMLSGSGSGSDVIIGVVDTGVWPGSKSLDDTGFGPVPRSWKGKCQSGPGFNVTSCNKKLIGARYFPKSYDIYGSIDENLESMSPLDDDGHGTHTATTAAGSIVTGASFFGFAKGKARGMAPRARLAVYKACWTGGCFSSDILAAMEKAITDGVHVLSLSIVGTLTDYPNDIIAYGAFKAVSHGIFVSCSAGNDGPEPLTLTNVAPWMATVGAGTLDRDFPAYVTLGNGKRLSGVSLYTGKPLPGSLIPLVFAGNLSNMTTGHQCVPGSLPRGHVTGKIVICERGETSRVEKGMVVKAAGGVGMILANIVGEDLMADPHLIPSAAVGQKAGDEIKQYVVSDHNPTAMITSGGTQLSVQPAPLVAGFSSRGPNPLTPEILKPDFIAPGVDILAGWTNKESPTGLTEDPRRAEFNIVSGTSMSCPHVSGLAALLKEAHPEWSPAAIKSALMTTAYSTYKNGEGLQDAATGMPSTPFDHGAGHVDPVSALDPGLVYDASFDDYLSFLCALNYTSSTIKMYTGGRSTCKAGKEYRVEDLNYPSFSVPLTTASGEGGGRSVATIVKYTRSLTNVGPPETYKVSILSNTRAVKIKVEPEELTFTEKNEKKVYTVTFTANSMESGTNSFGRLVWSGGKYVVSSPIAFNWV